From Megalobrama amblycephala isolate DHTTF-2021 linkage group LG8, ASM1881202v1, whole genome shotgun sequence, the proteins below share one genomic window:
- the rhoca gene encoding ras homolog family member Ca, which translates to MAAIRKKLVIVGDGACGKTCLLIVFSKDQFPEVYVPTVFENYIADIEVDSKQVELALWDTAGQEDYDRLRPLSYPDTDVILMCFSIDSPDSLENIPEKWTPEVKHFCPNVPIILVGNKKDLRNDEHTRRELTKMKQEPVKPEEGRDMANRISAFGYLECSAKTKEGVREVFEMATRAALQVRKRKKRSGCLLL; encoded by the exons ATGGCTGCTATCAGGAAAAAGCTGGTGATCGTGGGAGATGGAGCTTGTGGGAAGACCTGTCTACTCATAGTGTTCAGCAAAGATCAGTTTCCAGAAGTCTACGTGCCTACTGTGTTCGAGAACTACATTGCAGACATTGAAGTTGACAGCAAACAG GTGGAGCTCGCTTTGTGGGACACAGCAGGACAGGAAGACTATGATCGCCTGAGACCTCTGTCTTACCCAGACACAGATGTCATCCTCATGTGTTTCTCCATAGACAGTCCCGACAGTTTAG AGAATATCCCAGAAAAGTGGACGCCGGAGGTGAAGCACTTCTGCCCCAATGTTCCCATAATCCTCGTGGGCAATAAGAAGGATCTGCGGAATGATGAGCACACACGGAGAGAGCTGACTAAGATGAAGCAG GAGCCGGTTAAACCGGAGGAGGGCAGAGACATGGCCAATCGTATTAGCGCCTTCGGCTACCTGGAATGCTCAGCCAAGACTAAGGAGGGCGTGAGGGAAGTATTCGAAATGGCCACCAGGGCGGCGCTGCAAGTCCgcaagaggaagaagaggagcgGGTGCTTGCTGTTGTAA